The Anolis carolinensis isolate JA03-04 chromosome 2, rAnoCar3.1.pri, whole genome shotgun sequence genome contains the following window.
gtcagtttccttgcacagtctgcattttggatcatcagctgatttttcgatcttggccttaattgcctttgtcctgatggcttgctcctgagctgcaaggatcaggctttctgtctccttcttcaaggtcccattcatgagccagagccaggtcttctgacaaagttctggaacacaaaacaccagacatcacagttgtggagaagaaaaaggtttggatcattgatgttgccatcccaggtgacagtcgcgttgacgaaaaacaacaggaaaaactcagccgctatcaggacctcaagattgatctgcaaagactctggcagaaaccagtacaagtggtcccggtggtgatgggcaaattgggtgccgtgccaaaagatctcagctggcatttggaaacaatagacattgacaaaattacgatctgccaactgcaaaaggccacccgactgggatctgcgcgcatcatccgaaaatacaacacacagtcctcgacacttgggaagtgttcgacttgtgattttgtgatacgaaatccagcatatctgtcttgtttgctgtgacataataataggTGCAATCCAACCACATCTGCAAGGCTGTAGTCTCTCCAGTTGGCTGAGGGTCTCTGAGCTGGCTGAGGGTCTAGGAAGACTCCCACCCACCTGGCATTTATGAGCCAGCCTTTTCTGGGTCTAGCACATTTGTTTGGGGTGATGTTCGTGACCCCTTTGTGCCTGACAATAGCACCCGAGTGGGGTTGGGAGGGACGTGGGTGGCGGATGAGGCACCCAGCTGCTGGCTGCTCCCTGTGGCCCACTCCCCGCCCCACTTGCGCCGCTGGAGGCTTCATTTCCACCTCCCGCACCCTCCAATTAGCACAGAGAAAGGCTTGCGGCTTCTGTGTCAGCAGCATTCCTCCTCTTTCTCATCCAGGCCCCAGTTACCGGAGGGAAGGGCAAGCCACCAGGCAGggttgtgttgtgtgtgtgtgtaacacaaTGCATAGATGTAGAGTGGGGAAAACTTTGTTGACAACAGTCCATGGGacgaaagggatctaggagcttTAGTCAACCACAAGCTGAGTGTGAGCCAAGAGCGTGATGTGACAACTAAAACAAGGAACGCAGTTCTAGGATGCATTGATAGTTTAGTGTCTAGAACACGTATAatgcaagtatgggcaaacttgggccccccaggtgttttggacttcaactcccacaattcctagcagcctaccggctgttaggaattgtgggagttgaagtccaaaacacctggagggcccaagtttgcccatgcctggcctaaatAGAAGGGAGATAGAATGTGTAAACTGATTAAGAGgtatattgcagtggttctcatctaatgcgtccctaggtgttttggaccacaactcccagaaatcccatccagtttaccagttgttaggacttctgggacttgaaggccaaaacatctagggacccacaggttgagaaccattggcatGAGAACCAAAAGGCAGGGCCTTCTTTTTCTGATAAAACCTTTTGCGGTTCATTGTATTCTGCACATAGGACTGTGGTATTGTGCAAGCCGAACTGACCATATGAGTGTTTTGCTTGGATGGTTAGAAACACAAGAAAGATTGCCCAGGCTATAAGACCTTTCAGTAGATTACCTTGGAAGTTATGGTTATTTATTGGAGGATTTGTAATATGGATTGGATGGAATCATCTTAGGCCAATGATTCTTGGAAGTTATGGTTATTTATTGGAGGATTTCTAATAAGGATTGGATGGAATCATCTTAGGccaatgatgttgttgttgttaccttggGAAATATTCTTATTTAATGGGGGATTTCTAACACAGGTTGGGTGGTATCATCTTAGGCCAGtgatttccaacctttgggcattcaggtgttttggatttcagctcccacagttcctaacagctggtaaactggctgggattcctgaaagttgaagtccaaaatatttggaggcccaaaggttgggagatattgttattgttaaaggtaaatgtttcccctgacgttaaatccagtcgtgaccgactctgggggttggtgctcatctccatttctaagccgaagagccggcgttgtccatagccacctccaagggcatgtggccggcatgactgcatggagcgccgttaccttccaactggagcagtacctattgatctactcacattggcatgtttttgaactgctaggttggcaggagctggggctaacagtgggcgctcattccgctcccgggatttgaacctgggaccttttggtccgcaagttcagcagctcagcgctttaacacactgtgccacaaggGGCCCATTGTTATTgttacattattgttgttgttaccttgGGAGAAATTGTTATTTAATGGAGGATTTCTAACACAGGTTGGGTGGTATCATCTTAGACCAGTGatttccaacctgtgggtccccaggtgttttggccttccagaaatcctaacagctggtaaactgcttgggatttctgggagttgtaggccaaaacacctggggacccacaggatgagaaccactgcttttagGGATGCTTCAGGTGTGTATTAGCTGTTCTGGTTGGGAATTGGACTCAGTGACTCTTGTGATCTCTTGGTGACTCTGTGGTAGAGATGTATATTGATGTGTAGGGATATTTGGTATCCTTAGGAAAGTGCAGTATAGGCAGCATTGtatataaacatatttatttatttatgtatttatttattacagtatatctaccctgcccttctcacccaataaggagACTCTGGGCGACTTACAAATatgaaacagacatataaaaattacaataacatttcaattcaatttaaaattaagttacattaaaacattcataaaatacacatataaacatatGGTAGGAAATGGGAGAAATAATAAGCAGGAAGCTCTGGTAAGGTTCAAAAAAGGTAAACACTTATTACTGCAGGGAGTACAACTCAGATAAAAGAGTAGCTAGACAAAAGAAAGTTATCTGATTTGGGTTGCATGCTGACTCTCATGTCTGTGGGTGAGGCATTCTGGTGCAGAGAGAAGCCTCGTGGTGTTCCCTTCTCAAACAAAAGGcaataaggtaaagataaaggtttcccctgacgttaagtcgagtcgtgaccgactctgggggctggtgctcatctccatttctaagccgaagagccagcgttgtccgtagacacctccaaggtcatgtggctggcatgactgcatggagcgccgttaccttcctgccgaagcggtacctattgatctactcacattggcatgttttcgaactgctaggttggcaggagctggggctaacagcgggcactcattccgctcccgggatttgaacctgggaccttttggtctgcaagttcagcagctcagcgctttaacacactgtgccaccagggaataAAGCACAGTAAATAATTTTGGGAAGGAGAGGGAAGTGGCCTCTCCACGCAAGCAGGAAGCCAAGCACCTTGAGTTATCACAAATCTAGGAAACAGAGGTGTGAACGAGGCAGCCGGCCTGCCCCATAGGGTTCCCTCTGTCCTTAAATGCTCTCTGTACAAGTGTTGATGCTTCTTCACTTCCAGATGAAGCCTGCCAGACTAAAGCACCTGTGAACTCCCAGTCTGAAGTGCAGAAAAGCAGTGAAATTGTCTTTTCAGGGCACAAGCAAGAGAGGTGCTGACTTTTAGGTGGCCAGAAGAACCATAGACCTGATGCCCATTTCCTTGTGTTCCTTGTGTGTGCAACGCTTTTGCCCGTTCCACTTCCGGCCACAATCTCGCTGTGCCCACTGACCGCGTGCAGCCTGGCACCGGGTTCCTCCGTCAGCTCTCCGTCTCGCTTCGGCTGGGCTGGCGAGTGATTTAAAAATAGCCTGCCACCATCGCGAGATGTCTCCGTCTAACAGCTCCTTCCTCTGCCGCCTCTCCACTGGTACATGGTGGGAACGTGTCCCCGAGTGAACCCCCGGCGCCGTATTGTTTCAGAAAGTTCTTTTAAGGCAATCTGCAAAAGCACAGAAAACAGGGGCTGAGATTGAGGGGGTGGCGGAGAAAAGAACGCTCCTTGGCTAATCAGTCTTTCGTTTCCTCGCCCGCCGAGTGTTACGAAGACCTGCTGGAAAATCCTTCCATGCTTTCCATGCAGACTCCATGCTTTCCCACCTGTTTCTAGTTATAGAGAATGTGTCAGGAACTTATACTTTAAATCTGCCCGACTCCACATTGGTATCATATCACTCCTCTTACCTATGAGGATAAGGAGACCCAACAAGGGTCCTTGTGATCAGAGACCCCAAAAATTTATGAGGAGAGAGATCTAAAATCACCTCCTGACTCTtcaccttttttattttttatttttggggaaatgcaGCCAATGGTTGGAGTGTTaaaatatgactctggagattCTGGTGTCCGGAGGAGGGCGACttaaaggatcaagggtctggagaacaagccctatgaggagcggcttaaagagcagggcatgtttagcctgcggaagagaaggctgagaggagacatggtgaaggccatgtataaatatgtgaggggaagtcataggaaggagggagcaggcttcttttctgctgcccaggagactaggatgcaatggtgcaatggtttcaaactacaggaaaggagattccattagGAATTGAACATTAGGTAGAACTagctaactgtgagagctgttcagcagtggaactctctgccccggagtgtggtggaggctccttctttggaggcttttaagtagaggctagttggggttggactggatggcccaccaggtctcttccaactctatgattctatcataatACATACACTTGATCATCCATGGAAGATGGCCGGATGACTCAGGCCGAGTCACAGTCACTTAGGTTCTGATAACTTTTGGCAGGGCCCCCAAGAAGCTGTTTTGGGACTTTCTTAAACTCTAGAATGCGCGCCTGATTATACCTGGCTTTCCCTTTCCACTGTTTTAACAAACTATATATCAAACCATATATCATATAGAGCTCTTATATCATATATAGGTGGGGAGCTATTATATCACATTGTTATTTCACATTTCATGTGTAACGTGTTATTTGCTATAGGATGTTATGTTGTACTGCAATATAGTTTTGGGTAGAttgggatttttatttatttatttttttactctatttatattccatccttctttctcaccccgaaggggactcagggcagatcacaatgtacatatatatggcaaacattcaatgccattagacaaataacacacagacagacagacacagaggctatttaacttcccagcttctggctttgtgagggtgtgtttgattccggccacagggggagctgctgcttcatcatccactgtgaccacgagtccttttttgatgaagtacttcctcatctggtgttgtaaatcagtaaaattagcctccctgcataagcggtccctaaattttcctacttgacagatgcaactgtcttttgggttgcttaggtcaacaacgagcagggctattgttttaatggtcgggtgctcactccgacacgggctggcctcgaactcatgacctcttggtcatagtgatttattgtagctggctactaaccagcctgcgccgcaACCCGGCCCTAATGGATAGGATGAGCTGTAGATTTGTTTTGAGAACAGCTTGGTACCCGAGACCATTCTCACATGAAGGCATGAATGATTCCTTCACTTATTTTAGAccgggcatggacaaacttcgaccctccgggtgttttggactccaaacacccggagggccaaagtttgcccatgcctgctatacaaTGAGTAACTTTGCAGAAGCTGTCAGTTCTGACAATAACACGCTGGAGCAGTTCTGTACCTGTGCTTTCTAAATAAAGCCTTCCTACCTCAAGTGAGCTTGTTTTGGAGACGGCAAAGGCCTGCAGCTGGCAGAAGGTCCCGATCTCCGGTTACGCCGTCACGTGGTGCCCTCCAAATAACAACACACGGCCTGTGCGATCTGCCCCAGGGGTCTTGCAGAGGGACGGTGAGTGGAGCTCCCTTCCAAAATCCCCTTTTGCAGGGAGGTTAGTGGTTTCCACCTGCCTTGTAGAGCCCAGATTCATGGTTCTCAATGCAAACAACCAAGAGCATATGCAGAAAGCCAAGGACCATCCAGGGTTCTGGTGCCTTTTGCTTGAATTGTGGAACGTTGGGCTTTTCTGACCTTcgtctgtctttctttccttccttctccttttcccacGTCTTCCAGGAATAAAGAGTCGGCGGCTGGGACTGGGACGGTCTCCACCATGGGGAAGGATTATTACAAGGCCCTGGGGATCCAGTCCGGAGCCAATGAAGACGAGATCAAGAAAGCCTACCGGAAAATGGCCTTAAAGTACCACCCGGATAAGAACAAGGACCCCAACGCGGAGGACAAGTTCAAGGAGATCGCCGAAGCCTACGACGTCCTGAGCGACCCCAAGAAGCGGGCGGTTTATGACCAATACGGGGAAGAAGGTAAGGGAAATGCTCTGTTCTTGAGGCTTCCAAGCcaaggagaaaaacaaaacacaggtCATTCATTGAGAGCAGATACTAGGCTCTTGGTGTTTTTTTCCCCTGGCAAATTCAAGCATGTGCTTGTTCGTGAATGTATTTTTCAGGCAGGCTGGCATTTACTGATTGGGAGAGTTTGCTAATTTGTGGGCTTTGCTGGTGGCGAATGGTAGGGAACGGAGTTTGCTCAGTGATCTGTGGGTTAAAGCTGCTTCCCCCGTGGCATCTGAGAGGCTGGACTTCTGCCTCTCCTTTGCTTCCTTTTCAGTACATGCTGCCCTGTTTGTGTGCCGCGTCCTGTGTGTCAGAGCCTTTCCCAATTTTAGTAATCGCTCCTGGTTTCATAAGCAATCCCCATCCGCCTGGCAAAGGCCTGCCCGTCCTGCAAGCCCTTTTTTTTGCTGGTGGTGAGGAAGGGAGCTGGGAATAGTAGTTGTCTTCATTGGCCCCGTCAGCCCAGGATTTGCTCCAGAGGAAACAGCCCCCGGTAGCCCTGCTAACCTGGAATAAGCCACTTCTCTGAATTATGCAGCTTCATGCTTTTGCTTCTAATAAGTAACTTCTAAAGTATTTGGAAGCAAAGGGCAAGGCTGTCTGGGGGGATCCTGGGTATTGTAGCTCAGTCCTCACAAAAGTACCTCTCCAAAGctctcacataataataataataataataataataataataataataataataataatacagtagaggctcacttatccaacgtaaatgggccgacagaacgttggataaacgaatatgttggataataaggagggattaaggaaaagcctatcaaacatcaaattaggttatgattttacaaattaagcaccagaacatcatgttatacaacaaattttacagaaaaagtggttcaatacacagtaatgctatgtagtaattactgtatttacgaatttagcaccaaaatatcatgatatattgaaaacattgactacaaaaatgagttggataatccagaatgttggataagcgagtgttggataagtgagactctactgtaataataataataataataataataataagaagaagaagaagaagaagaagaagataagggggcagaggactcttacaagtaaaacaagcagtcaaagaagaagaacatgccctgggagaatatgtcaagcaaagtgaagaacctgctttgattgaagtcaaaaatcagaaactcctcaaagcacagcaggcaaaaaaccagtacaagaaaaccgcactacaaactagagctgacagctggcacaacaaaatattgcatggaaagttccttgacaaaattgaaggaaaaactgataaggagaagacctggatctggctcacgaatgggaccctgaagaaggagacagaaggcctgatccttgcagcccaggaggaagccatcagaacaaaggcaattcaggccaagatcgaaaaatcagctgatgacccaaaatgcagactgtgcaaggaaaccgacaaaaccattgatcatatcctcagctgctgtaagaaaatcgcacagacagactacaatcagaggcacaactatgtggcccaaatgattcattggaacttatgcctcaagtaccacctcccagcagtaaagaactggggggatcacaaacctgcaaaggtcgtggaaaatgagcacggaaagatactgtgggacttccgaatccagactgacaaagttctggaacacaacacaccagacatcacagttgtggaaaagaaaaaggtttggatcattgatgttgccatcccaagtgacagtcgcatcgacaaaaaacaacaggaaaaactcagccgctatcaggacctcaagattgaacttcaaagactcaggcagaaaccagtgcaggtggtcccggtggtgatgggcacactgggtgccgtgccaaaagatctcagccggcatttggaaactatagacattgacaaaattacgatctgtcaactgcaaaaggccaccctgctgggatctgcacacatcatccgaaaatacatcacacggtcctagacacttgggaagtgttcgacttgtgattttgtgatatgaaatccagcatatctatcttgtatgctgtgtcatacaataaataataataatactttatttttctatcccgccaccatctccccgaagggactcggggcggctaacatggggcaatgcccaaaacGAAACAGAATAAGGCAATTACAATGactatcaaaacaaaacagtaataacataaatcaaataaaataaacaagttaaacattttaaaaatacaataaaatacataaaatcagaacaaacgaGTAAcaatacagcatcaaccactggagataaaagggggtgggcatataaaacacaatatccaaagctttaattaAGTGCATAAACAAatgtcagagagtcaactgggataatatgggataaggtaaggtaggaagggattaaagtgctaagaagtaatAATACAGGAGATCTTTCCCAAGCTTTCTTGCATCTTGTTTTCTTCCTGAGTGCCTGATAATTCAAAATGAACACAACCTATAGCTCTATAGTTCTTCCCAAAGTCTTTAGGACTAgagcagtgtttttcaacctgtgggtccccaggtgttttggcctacaactcccagaaatcccagccagtttaccagctgttaggatttctgggagttgaaggccaaaatatctggggaaccacaggttgagaaacactggactagaaagagtattttaaaacaagaccaggtgtgttgtcgaaggtttcatggccggaatcactggattgctgtgggttttccagtctgtgttgtcatgttccagaagcattttctcctcacgtttctcccacatctatggcaggcatcctcagaagttgtgaggtctgttggaaactagtcaagtgggatttatatatctgtggaataatgtccagagtgggacaaagaaagaactattgtctgcttgatgcaagtgtgaatgttgcaattaatcaccttgattagtgttgaaaagccttgcagcttccaggcctgtctgcttcctgtctgcaggaatccttggttgggaggtgtcagctggccctgattgcttcctgtctggaatttccctgttttcagagtgttgttatttatttactgtcctgattttagagctttttaatgcTGGGGAAGAATTTAATTCcggtggaattccagacatgaagcaatcagggccagctgacacctcccaaccaaggattcccgcagacaggaagcagccagactttgaagctgcaagatcattcagtgctaatcaagatagtcaatggcaacattcacatttgcctcaaacagacgagagttctttctcccgccctggacatcattccacagatatataaaccccacttgcctagtttccaacagacctcacaacttctaaggattcctgccatagatgtaggtgaaacctcaggaggaaatgtttctggaacatagccatacagcccgggaaactcacagcaacctagtcctGTTTTCTTCTTGAGTGCCTGATAATTCAAAATGCACACAACCTATAGCTCTATAGTTCCCCCCAAAATCTTTAGGACTAGAAAGAGTATTTTAAAACAAGTCAATGTGTCTTTAAACAGAGCACCTGGGGACAAGAGGAGAGgtttgcagagagagagagcgtgTGCACCGTCTATGCTCTCCGAAGCATAATTATGTCACATCTGTGACAGGTGCAAGGCATAATTGCTGCAATTTCAGCTCTGGTTTCTTGAGGAAATAAGTGATGTTCCTGGAAGGGGAAGAGCCCATTTGAGCACTTAGGGGTGGCGAGATGCGGGAGAAGGCTGAGGCATTCAACCAAACCATATAGAGAGAGAGCTCTGTGTGATGTGTTTATTTCCCACTAACTGGAGGAGAGCTGAGGGACCAGGCCACAGTCCAGCAACATTGCTATTCAAAGCCTCTCTGCTTCAGGCCGGCGGCTAAAAAGGGACCCAGAAATTGCTGACCTGTCCTTGGCTTCTCTCCCTGGCTTGTTTCTCTTCTGTCCTGGCAACGTGGGAATTAAATAAACGGTTCTATTAAAAACACAGCAGTTAACAGCACATTAGAAACCTAGTTTAAAGGGATACAAACATCTCACGTTCCAACAAGGGTGGGCCATGTCTctggagcaggcctgggcaaacttgggccctccaggtgttttggactccaactcccacaattcctaacagcctgttaggaattgtgggagttggagtccaaaacacctggagggcccaagtttgcccaggcctcttTTGAAGTAGAatattggatttgtaattttggtgagatacagtagagtcttgcttatccaatgttctgtattatacaGCGcggtctgcctcctgcccagatccacatctgtttctctaggcagcaatgcccAGCACGCCCAACaataacacaagtgcagccacgctcccaaacaagtggcagacttgttgtaaaatgatgttttggtgcttaatttgtaaaatcataactgtaTCTGATCTCACTGGGGATTGTGGGCCTTAAGATGACgttggggattctgggcctgaAGACCAGCAGGAGAATTAGTAGATTTTAAGCTCTGAGAATGAGAGTTCTCTACCCAAGGAAGGCCACATTTCAGAAAGGCATTTATTTCCCTGGAGATGCAAGGTCAGAGACAGAATTGAGCTCAGAGGAGCAAAATGCAAGTCCAGATGGCCAGGCTAAGGAGTGACAGTTAGATAGGAGATTGATGTTCCATCAACATAGAGCTTCTCATGAGGAAGTAGGAAGGTCAAGTCACTTATTAGCCAAGAAACCCTTATCAGCTTTTCAAGGGAAACAGCAGGGTTGATGTTAAGAGTATAGAACTTCTGCCAAGTCAAGTCTTCCAAGGGATTTCTAGTTCCAGGTTTTATTGTGTTCAGGTTTCATGTTTCAAGTTTCTAAGGACTTTTCCTAGTATTGCATGTTTTTGGATgtatcctgcttttgtattcCTGGTTTTTGATGTATATCAGGTAGTTTGAACTCTGAGGATTATTTCTGTTTTTGGGCAATGGAGTTTTATACTATTTGGCTAAATTGCTATATATAATTCAATACACTTTTTTGCtattttaccttggactggattgTGTGTTAAGTACAGCGATGTATCCCAGCCTTGGAGTGCAACATCATGGCTCAtgtgtctctctttctttctcttctcctgtgttctctttCCAGGGCTCAAAACAGGGGGCGGCTCCTCCGGCACCCCCGGGAACACCTTCCACTACACCTTTCACGGGGACCCCCATGCCACCTtcgcctccttctttggaggatccAACCCCTTCGACATCTTCTTCACCAGTGGGCGCACCCGGGTGTTCAACGGCTTCGACCACGATGACATGGACGTGGACGACGACAACGACGACCCCTTCGGTGCCTTCGGCCGCTTCGGCTTCAACGGCCTTAACGGGGTGCACCGGCGGCACCCGGAGCCCATCCACATGCGGCGGAAGGTGCAGGACCCGCCCGTGGTGCACGAGCTCAAGGTCTCCCTGGAGGAGATCTACCACGGGGCCACCAAGCGCATGAAGATCACCCGCCGGCGGCTGAACCCGGACGGGAGGACGATGCGGACGGAGGACAAGATCCTGAACATCGTCATCAAGCGCGGCTGGAAAGAGGGCACCAAGATCACATTCCCCAAGGAAGGAGACGCCACGCCGGACAACATCCCAGCTGACATCGTCTTCATCCTGAAGGACAAGCCGCACGCTCACTTCAGGCGGGACGGCACGAACATCATCTACACGGCCATGATCAGTCTTAAAGAGGTGGGTCCTGGGACAAAGAGCGGGAACTGAGTGGGGTTCAAGAGGGAAAATGGTGGAGGGATACTGAGCGACTagtgtaggcatgggcaaacattggctctccctccaggtgttttggacttcaactcccacaattcctaacagccatttaGTTATAGATAGGgtgtagttctctctgtgtgctgagtacacagggtatcattcttaattaatagtccatagtctttagataTAGTTGTACtcgctgaagtccataagtcatacttctctacttaacttcaaacagcaacatacatccaCCACCACTGAGATATGATGCAAACATGCACCCACATCAACTGAGGAATTAACCAGACACAACCACCTCCATTGATGTGGTAAGCagagactgaatacaaaatggagtcttgagtctgaacatgctcagtacaatcacatgcctATAAtccttcccacaccaaagaggtgcaGTCAACCTGGCAAATCAAcaaacacatagaatacaggttagcaaatatgtacattaacaaataaatagtgaaaggcttgtgAGGTTGCAATTTCCAACAAATAATTCAATTGACGCTTTTAAATCGGTGCActgtgaaaaaaaaattaatgccTGGCTTTGCTTGTAACAAACCCAACTGTGTTTGTCTCACAGGTTTCTGAAAAGTTATTTTCTAAGGGATTGCTAGTAGCAATTTGCTATCGTGAAAATTGCATTGTGTAGAAGCGACAATTTCATGTGGTGCTGCTTGTTACCTCATTGTGTGACATGCAACACCCGCTGAAAGTCCCCCTTGTATCCAGCCATCATTAAAGGCAGAggtgtctgttcctgttttcaATCCAGCTAATCTCCTCCTGCCAGAAACAGATCTAAGTAGCAGCCAGATATTATACTTTTGGGGCTGGCGACCAGGCATAGCTTCTGTGTCCCAAGTGTCCCAAATGTTTCCATATAAGTTGGGCCTCTTCACACCACTGTGATTCCACTTCAGCATGTCTGCtctctatggag
Protein-coding sequences here:
- the dnajb5 gene encoding dnaJ homolog subfamily B member 5 isoform X2 produces the protein MPAILLFWSRVERNKESAAGTGTVSTMGKDYYKALGIQSGANEDEIKKAYRKMALKYHPDKNKDPNAEDKFKEIAEAYDVLSDPKKRAVYDQYGEEGLKTGGGSSGTPGNTFHYTFHGDPHATFASFFGGSNPFDIFFTSGRTRVFNGFDHDDMDVDDDNDDPFGAFGRFGFNGLNGVHRRHPEPIHMRRKVQDPPVVHELKVSLEEIYHGATKRMKITRRRLNPDGRTMRTEDKILNIVIKRGWKEGTKITFPKEGDATPDNIPADIVFILKDKPHAHFRRDGTNIIYTAMISLKEALCGCTVNIPTVDGRVIPLPCNDIIKPGTVKRLRGEGLPFPKVPTQRGDLIVEFKVRFPDRIAPQTRQILKQHLPCS
- the dnajb5 gene encoding dnaJ homolog subfamily B member 5 isoform X1 yields the protein MFRIKLEPLKFSAWAMNVFIKFRNKESAAGTGTVSTMGKDYYKALGIQSGANEDEIKKAYRKMALKYHPDKNKDPNAEDKFKEIAEAYDVLSDPKKRAVYDQYGEEGLKTGGGSSGTPGNTFHYTFHGDPHATFASFFGGSNPFDIFFTSGRTRVFNGFDHDDMDVDDDNDDPFGAFGRFGFNGLNGVHRRHPEPIHMRRKVQDPPVVHELKVSLEEIYHGATKRMKITRRRLNPDGRTMRTEDKILNIVIKRGWKEGTKITFPKEGDATPDNIPADIVFILKDKPHAHFRRDGTNIIYTAMISLKEALCGCTVNIPTVDGRVIPLPCNDIIKPGTVKRLRGEGLPFPKVPTQRGDLIVEFKVRFPDRIAPQTRQILKQHLPCS
- the dnajb5 gene encoding dnaJ homolog subfamily B member 5 isoform X3: MGKDYYKALGIQSGANEDEIKKAYRKMALKYHPDKNKDPNAEDKFKEIAEAYDVLSDPKKRAVYDQYGEEGLKTGGGSSGTPGNTFHYTFHGDPHATFASFFGGSNPFDIFFTSGRTRVFNGFDHDDMDVDDDNDDPFGAFGRFGFNGLNGVHRRHPEPIHMRRKVQDPPVVHELKVSLEEIYHGATKRMKITRRRLNPDGRTMRTEDKILNIVIKRGWKEGTKITFPKEGDATPDNIPADIVFILKDKPHAHFRRDGTNIIYTAMISLKEALCGCTVNIPTVDGRVIPLPCNDIIKPGTVKRLRGEGLPFPKVPTQRGDLIVEFKVRFPDRIAPQTRQILKQHLPCS